The segment TTAACTCTCTGAGTCATTTTAGGgctattataaaaatgtttttttttttttttttttaattactgatcCCAACTATTCTAGAGTCTTGTTTACTGCTAAGCATGCTAACAGGAGACTtgaattattcatattattcCTTTCTTATTAGGTATGGAGAACAAAATCCATGCTTCTCAGTGGCCACTTTCTCTAGTGATGAGGAGGACAAAGATGTCGCAAAGAAGGTGACCAGTGCTTTGGAGAGGGTGACATCCGACTACCACTCAGGTTCTTCTTCTGATGAGGAGAGCACGCGTGCCTCCCCCCTTACTATCACCAGCAGCCGCTGTACTTTCAAGGTATTGTGTAATACATTGCATAATTCTTATGATATAAATTTCTCAAATTCCTCAATGATAGTGGCTAGGAATGTGATGTAATTAATGgcagcttttttatttctctaagGCCATGAATCCGGATGCTCCCACGTGGCATCCAAAAAAAATGGTACCAGGGAATGGTCCCATCCTTCCACGGCCTCACTACAGCTTCAGAACGCGCAGCAGAGCCTCTCACACTTCAAGGCATAACCTATGGGTCCCTCCAGGCTTTGGGGGAGGGTCTGGATACTGGAACACAAACCAAAATCTGGCACATTGTTACAGTTAGGAATCATGGTGCATATCATTCACACTGGACATTAAAGCTGAAGGCAACTTCAAGATGACTgaccaatatatatatatatatatatattttctttttttaaacatgaattttTATAGCTTACAGttagttttttgttatttttgacaGTCATTTTTGCACTTTAGACAAATTGTTATAGTTTGAATGAATCACTAATAAATTAGGTATTGAAATTGGAATACTACACATGTAGTCTTGGAGTACCGTATTTTTACAATGGGAGACGTTCATGTATTGCACCTACTGTCctttgtgataaaatgttttatttattcatagtGTACAAATGTGCAGATGTATAGGCTTAAAtctatgttgttttattaaacaatttCCAAGCATCACAatgattttcttgttctttctgtgttttctaaagGACCCCAACAGGTGTTGTAGTTGTataatgttgttttgctgttgcaAAGTAAAACGTGCTACAATGGTCCCAGCTGGAGTCAAACATGGGGCATTAAAGTATAAAGCGGTGTATATAGAACTCACTGTAACATGATTAACATGCATGATTCAAGCAGTGGCTTCACAATCATTTGGAGAGAGGCGGGAGACATTTGTACTTCTGTGTACTTATTTAACCTGGAATCCATCTGGGTTACAGCCCCTTGTGGTGTTTTCCTTCCTGGGAAGCAAGTCAACAGAACTGCCTTTAGTTTTCTTAAATAAATCAACACTGCAGGCATCACTAGACATGAGAGCTTAATGTAGGGTTTGTGCAAAGGTTTTGGGACCTAACAGTAAAACGCTGTGAATACTTATCTGTCTGCTCGTTATCTCTGTAGATGGTTCTTTAAAACTTGGGTTGTGAGCTGCAAAAATGGATTAGGGACTGATTGCGATGTGTGAATCACATCATTTCAAATGCCAAGAAGGTTTAAACACTGTATGAACACAGTTCTGCTTAAAACACCATTTGAACTAGGACTCCTGTGTGCTAACCTAGCTGCCTAGAGCTACAGCACCGAAATAAACACGGGTGACGGGACGCGGTGTGTCGAGGTCCGTTTCCCCGCTGACGTCCGCTTAGCTGAACCTGAACCTTATTCCTAAAATGCTTCACCCGACTTCCACATGTTGACTCAGGCCGAGCGGGAGTCGCGGTCCCGGGGGGGGACGGGGGTTCAGATGCCGGTTCGCCGCCGGCAGAGGGCGTCACCGGCTCTGTTTAGACGACGCCGTCTGTCACGTGACAGCCCGGGGCGCGCTCCGCTGTGCACCTGCAGagagcggaggaggaggaggaggaggaggaggagcagcagagtcTGGATGCTTCAGTCGAGCTGGACTGCTGCCGCCGCCGCTGCCTTCAGTTCAGCACAAGTTCTCCGACCAAGTTTCACTGGTAAAGTCGAGGGATTTCTGGACAAGGAATGGAGCTTTCAGTCGGCCGGCTCTGCTGTGTCCTGTTGAGCCTGTTCGCAGGTAAGTTTTCCGAAACCAAGAGCTACTTTGAtccttttgatattttttacGTAAACGGCAACGAGTCCAGTCCCACGGCGGTCAGCCGTGTCCAGCACCAGGCGTCAACACGGAAACTTTTCCTTTAGTTCAAATACTCACGGGTGAGAGGTTTCACTACCTCATGTTAGTTAAAATTTAACTTGACCAGTCGATAACCAACGCTTATCTGTGAACACACTTTAAAGAAACTGACCAACAGGGAGTAACTGACCCAAGGTCAGTttagttaacgttagctaacctAGCGGAGTGTGggtgtatatataaatatacatatatgtgtgtgtgtgtgtgtcaaatgaTTCTTCTTTTCAACACTATCTTCTGTTTTACCAGTGgtcaaaaagagaaacaaagaagaaagaatgtGTCAACATATAATAAATCAAAGTTTGCTAACGTCATTTATACACAGTCTATCTTAATAACCCAAATACAGTGTCAGGATTGGTGTGCATTCTTCATAAACTAAACAATACGGTGGAGCTCTTGAGGCTAGCTAATATACTCGgacttaatgtttgtttttgtctttttgtaaatgtatgtacagtattgtgTTAAGTGGCCACAGGAATGAAATGGTGATTGGTTTTAGGCATTTAGACATTTCTCGTTGCCAGAAATCTTGGTGTCTGCTAGTTAACACAATAGCTTGATCCGCATTTAAACCTGTGGCTGCAGGACTTCAAAGAGCTGccttttttttgtctgccaTCTGCCAGCAGCACTgaccccccaccacacacacacacacacacacacacacacacacaccccccatTATCATCAGCTCCCCCCTGAAACTCCAGGCAATCACATCTAACTTAGccacatgtttgtttgtgttgacagcTTTGTTTAGCTGTTGTCATTTACTTTGTTGATACAGTAGGTGAGGAGATAAATGGCCTGTGTAACCTTGATTAGACTGGATTCTATTATATGTTCATTAGAAGTAGctgttattaattaaataatgcaGTTAACATGAATGCATTTGTAATATGGATAGCACACGTAGATCAAGCAGgcaagttgtgtttttaattttcaaaactCGTCGGCTGTGGTTTGTCATCaggaaaataaatttaaaaagtattggTCAAAACAATTTGCTAATAAGagattattttaaagaaatatatttataaactcactgctgttgtttgttaATTGTAACAGACAGATTCTATTATATGCATATGGGTGTGGCTGTTTGGTGTCATGGAATTTAGACTGAAACTAGCTGATCACTCCTCCCACTCTAAACAAAAGCTTGAAACATTTTAGAGGGGATTGTCTGTTGGCTCCACTTATTGTAgttaatgaaatattttctgaGATTTGGATGGGAAGCCACAGAGTCATGGTCAGACCAGTCACATTCCAGTCATCTGATTAGTGAGAAACTACATGCAATGAACAAGTGCTTTATTTACGGTCTTCCTGATCATCTTTCTATGTAAAAACTGGGCCACTAAGTATAGTCTAAGGTTCTATAGTGTGTTGTTTAGTCTTCCTTTGTCTCATGATTCACATTGTTGTGTACACTAGTTTGGCCTCATTACCATCTTAATGGCATCAGGGCCTCGTCATTTAGGCGCTGTTCCACTTCAGCAAACAAGAACAGTATCTGCCAGACTCGTAGCATTCTTTTAACGTGGCTTAGAAATACACAGTAAAGCACTAACCTCTCCTAAATGGAAAATAAGTTTCTTTGCTTCCcaattttctttcctctgctaGCCCATGAATTGCTGCATTCAATATCAATTGCTAACAAGACAAATAGAGTTGTAAGTGAGAGAGTTAAAATCCTTGAAATTATAACCAGTGAATGTTGGGGATTTAGAATATGTGAAAGTGCAGGTGACATTCATCGAGCATTGGAATTGcgatttattattatttataattataaataagtACAAAGTAGGAGTATCATTAAGTAGAGAGACCTTTTGGCACTTGATACGTTGTGAGAAATCAAGTTATGGTGTTATGTACTCTATATTCTGTGTATCCCCCTGGTGCTTTCTTTACCCCTTTCCACTTGTGGTGGTTTGGGCAAAGAGTGTAGTCACTGATTTGGACAAACGGGAACCTGCTGAATCTGTGCGCAGGCGCAGAAAGCAGTGTACTGATAAGCCTACAACAAAGGTCCCTGGCCAGGAACTGGTTGCTTGGTTACTGTTTGAAAACAGACACGCAGATCCAGGGAGTATATGTGCTCTTTGGTTGCTCTAGAAAGCTACCCTGTCTTTGCATTTATGTATTAGGTCTTCTTTTACCACAGATAGAAGTGCCCATTGTATTGCTCAGTGACTGTTGCACATGTACTGGATATTTTGATATGATTAAGTTTTTATATGTAACTCTGATTAGGTCGAGCAACTTTTCTCACTTTGAAAATAATGTATGTTGTTAAGGCAATAGGACCTGTGAAGAAATAGTTCCAATCCCAGAGGTGGTTGGAAGCATGAACAGCACTACCTGTGCCATTGTCATTGTCCCCACACAGACTGTAATGACTTGAGGCCATGTTCACTTGTCATGACCCAGCAGTTCAATGTCACTTCTTGCCTCCTGTTGACTGAAACACATAGCCATAGCTTCCTCTAACCAAGCAGCCACACACTCTGCCTGGAGCCCACTGTCCTTGGAAATTAAGCAGAAACATGTAGAATTGGATTACACCCCAGGGACACTGCTTTGTCCTCCACAATCTGATGACAGGGACGGCTGGGCATGAATATTCACAGCCCGGATGTTAATATTTTAGCATGCCAGTCCTTTACATGTCCTGTGCCAACTCCCAATAACCTATATGCTAGTGTGAAATGATGATCCTGGCTTTGCTTCACCACGTTaaccctcccctcctctcttctcttctcatttCTCCCTTCATTTCATATGTGAATTAGTGAATGAACAAATAGGTGCCTGCTAGAGAATGAGTGGAAATGATTAATAATAGTGCTTGTTTCTGAGTCTTGCTAATGACTGTGTAGCCACAGCTCTTTCCTTTCTCACAGTTAGGGAGTGAAACTGCCTTCTGGTCTGCTGCCAAATGTCCTTCTCAGAAGATATTTTATCAAGATTCTACTTAAACCCTTTTGTCATAAAATCAATGTTACGTTGACATTTTCAAGTTTCTACGGCATGTCTTCTGACTTGGCCACAGTATTGACCTACTGACAGCAACAAGCCCTTCAGTAGTATGTAAATTGAGTAATGTGCTTGCCTGAGATCTCATGTAAAGGTTACCTACCCCATCAGATCCTCCGAAAGCCTGTCTTTCAGTATCCAATACACCTTTAtagcatatttaaaaaaataaaaaccttttgactTTGTAGTGTTTAGTAATACACAGTCAGGAAACAGTGGGGAGACTGACTATCACTTACTGTAGTGTTGACAGAGCCAGGCTAGAAGTCTTCAGAAGTTACTGTTGGAGTCCCCTTATCTCCTCTGGGAATACAGGGGGTCTGCTTGAGCTTAAACAGTCACTAGAAACACATTTATAGACCATTGTGGGAGGCACTGTGTAGTATTTACGTTGTAGTTCAGGAATTAACTCTATGAGAGGTTCTCCAGTATGTGCGTCTTTGGGGGAGCGTCAGTACTAGGCACAGCCCGGCTGTTTATCCCAGTTATCATTACAGTTTGCCAGGCCAAAATATCTTGTTGCACTGTTTCCAGCAGAGTAACCAATGGGTTTGTGTGTCACGTTTACTGCAGAGGAATAAATCTAATGTCACCAGAAGTTTAAATGGTCTGGTTTGTATCATTAGTGTTTTGTACTACTGTGAGTAGAAAAGGCTGCTTGGTTTGGAAAAATCATCTTTATCAT is part of the Anabas testudineus chromosome 14, fAnaTes1.2, whole genome shotgun sequence genome and harbors:
- the btg3 gene encoding protein BTG3; translated protein: MRREIAAVVFFLKRLVKKGEKVESHKVDLFVERLAVALQEKFKGHWYPENPSKGQAYRCIRVNRFHRQDPEIFRACRESGVQYSDLGLPRELTLWVDPGEVCCRYGEQNPCFSVATFSSDEEDKDVAKKVTSALERVTSDYHSGSSSDEESTRASPLTITSSRCTFKAMNPDAPTWHPKKMVPGNGPILPRPHYSFRTRSRASHTSRHNLWVPPGFGGGSGYWNTNQNLAHCYS